In Nonomuraea sp. NBC_00507, the following are encoded in one genomic region:
- a CDS encoding winged helix DNA-binding domain-containing protein — translation MRISARQRQARLATRHRLAVKAATPEEAAASVVALHGTDPATVFLSAGARLAAPGPEPVERALYADRTLVRMHGMRRTVFVVPAELVPVVHYSSNLVIARRERASTLKAFGAGGWDEAWLKDVEESVLRILAEVGEATTQELSALEPRLREQVRVSVGKPYEGVISLGSRLLGLMAMEGLLVRCGRASATWISSIHRWGLAPEMRELAAAEAQAELVRRWLAGFGPGTEADLKWWTGWTLTEVRRALAAVGAAEVELDEGVGYVLPGDLDEVPEPEPWAALLPALDPTPMGWQARDWYLPPAHRAELFDRSGNVGPTVWWDGRVVGGWAQRANGEVVWRLLADVGAEAAAAVEAAVHEQAAGLAAWLGGVKVTPRFRTPLERGLSAL, via the coding sequence CCCGGCCACGGTGTTCCTGTCCGCGGGCGCGCGGCTGGCCGCGCCTGGTCCCGAGCCGGTCGAGCGGGCCCTGTACGCCGACCGCACGCTGGTGCGGATGCACGGGATGCGGCGGACGGTCTTCGTGGTGCCGGCCGAGCTCGTGCCGGTCGTCCACTACTCCTCCAACCTGGTCATCGCCCGCAGGGAGCGCGCCTCGACGCTGAAGGCGTTCGGCGCGGGCGGCTGGGACGAGGCATGGCTCAAGGACGTCGAGGAGTCCGTGCTGCGGATCCTGGCGGAGGTGGGCGAGGCGACGACGCAGGAGCTGAGCGCGCTGGAGCCGCGGCTGCGCGAGCAGGTCAGGGTATCGGTGGGCAAGCCCTACGAAGGAGTGATCAGCCTCGGGTCGCGGCTGCTGGGGCTCATGGCGATGGAGGGCCTGCTGGTCCGGTGCGGCCGCGCGTCGGCCACCTGGATCAGCTCCATCCACCGCTGGGGGCTGGCGCCGGAGATGCGCGAGCTGGCGGCGGCCGAAGCGCAGGCGGAGCTGGTACGCCGATGGCTGGCGGGGTTCGGGCCGGGCACCGAGGCGGATCTGAAGTGGTGGACCGGCTGGACGCTGACGGAGGTGCGCCGGGCCCTGGCCGCGGTCGGCGCGGCCGAGGTCGAGCTGGACGAGGGCGTCGGCTACGTGCTGCCGGGCGACCTCGATGAGGTCCCCGAGCCGGAGCCGTGGGCGGCGCTGCTGCCCGCGCTCGACCCGACGCCGATGGGCTGGCAGGCCCGCGACTGGTACCTGCCGCCCGCGCACCGGGCCGAGTTGTTCGACCGCAGCGGCAACGTCGGGCCGACCGTGTGGTGGGACGGCCGGGTGGTGGGCGGCTGGGCGCAGCGGGCGAACGGCGAGGTGGTGTGGCGCCTGCTGGCCGACGTGGGCGCCGAGGCCGCGGCCGCCGTCGAGGCCGCCGTCCATGAGCAGGCGGCCGGGCTGGCCGCCTGGCTCGGCGGCGTCAAGGTGACCCCGCGCTTCCGAACCCCGCTGGAGCGCGGACTGTCCGCGCTCTAG
- a CDS encoding EF-hand domain-containing protein, with protein sequence MSENEHPKGGPVAAELSDERLVQLKSTFASIDTDGDGYISETELKRHFPDLPAEALGAMSESADSDQDGRYSLEEFIRAVS encoded by the coding sequence ATGTCCGAAAACGAGCATCCGAAAGGCGGTCCCGTGGCGGCGGAACTCTCCGACGAGCGGCTGGTGCAGCTCAAGAGCACCTTCGCGTCGATCGACACCGACGGCGACGGCTACATCAGCGAGACCGAGCTGAAGCGGCACTTCCCCGACCTCCCGGCCGAGGCGCTGGGGGCGATGAGCGAGTCCGCCGACTCCGACCAGGACGGCCGCTACTCGCTGGAGGAGTTCATCCGCGCGGTGTCCTAG
- a CDS encoding 8-oxoguanine deaminase, whose protein sequence is MSPRLLIENVAIAPVAGPEIESGYIWIEGDRIIALGSGPAPDATGGSGEPEVVRVDGTGCLATPGLVNTHHHLYQWASQGLAQDATLFEWLVALYQVWAAMDADVVQGAATAGLGWLALSGCTTSSDHHYIFPKGRGDLFAAGIEAAREIGIRFHPARGSMDRGESHGGLPPDAVIEELDDILAATAEAVEAYHDPSFSSMLRVVVAPCSPFSASADLMTESAALARAKGVRLHTHLAETLDEDEHCLAQFGLRPVDYMEKLGWLGPDVWFAHAVHLSDADIGKLAATGTGSAHCPSSNGRLGAGIARVSEMLRRGANVGLGVDGSASSELTPLAGEMRQTLLFQRARYGPDALSARQALELATLGGARNLGRENEIGSLEPGKLADIALWRVDGPFTAAVADPVCALVFGPPPPLARVLVGGRTVVEDGELKTVSQDAAGRAGAEARRRLLRLAEERGFRAVREVHRG, encoded by the coding sequence GTGAGCCCACGCCTGCTGATCGAGAACGTGGCCATCGCGCCGGTTGCCGGGCCGGAGATCGAGTCCGGATATATCTGGATCGAGGGAGATCGGATCATCGCCCTGGGCTCCGGCCCGGCCCCAGACGCGACCGGCGGGTCCGGGGAGCCGGAGGTCGTCCGCGTCGACGGCACCGGGTGCCTGGCCACCCCAGGACTCGTCAACACCCATCACCACCTCTACCAGTGGGCCTCGCAGGGGCTCGCGCAGGACGCGACGCTGTTCGAGTGGCTGGTGGCGCTCTACCAGGTGTGGGCCGCCATGGACGCCGACGTGGTCCAAGGCGCCGCTACGGCGGGGCTCGGCTGGCTGGCGTTGTCCGGCTGCACCACCTCCAGCGACCACCACTACATCTTCCCCAAGGGCAGGGGAGACCTGTTCGCGGCCGGCATCGAGGCGGCCCGCGAGATCGGCATCCGGTTCCATCCCGCGCGCGGCTCCATGGACAGGGGCGAGTCGCACGGCGGGCTGCCGCCGGACGCCGTGATCGAGGAGCTCGACGACATCCTGGCCGCCACGGCCGAGGCCGTCGAGGCCTATCACGACCCGTCGTTCTCCTCGATGCTGCGGGTCGTGGTCGCGCCGTGCTCGCCGTTCTCGGCCAGCGCCGACCTCATGACCGAGTCCGCCGCCCTGGCCAGGGCCAAGGGCGTGCGCCTGCACACGCACCTGGCCGAGACCCTCGACGAGGACGAGCACTGCCTGGCGCAGTTCGGGCTGCGGCCCGTCGACTACATGGAGAAGCTCGGCTGGCTGGGTCCTGACGTGTGGTTCGCGCACGCCGTGCACCTGAGCGACGCCGACATCGGCAAGCTCGCCGCCACCGGCACCGGCTCCGCGCACTGCCCCTCCTCGAACGGGCGGCTCGGCGCGGGCATCGCCCGCGTGTCCGAGATGCTGCGCCGCGGCGCGAACGTCGGGCTCGGCGTGGACGGCAGCGCCTCCTCCGAGCTGACGCCGCTGGCCGGGGAGATGCGGCAGACCCTGCTGTTCCAGCGGGCCCGGTACGGGCCGGACGCGCTCAGCGCCAGGCAGGCACTGGAGCTCGCCACCCTCGGCGGGGCACGCAACCTCGGCAGGGAGAACGAGATCGGGTCGCTGGAGCCGGGCAAGCTCGCCGACATCGCCCTGTGGCGGGTCGACGGGCCGTTCACGGCCGCGGTCGCCGACCCCGTCTGCGCGCTGGTCTTCGGGCCGCCGCCGCCCCTGGCCAGGGTGCTGGTCGGCGGGCGGACCGTGGTCGAGGACGGCGAGCTGAAGACCGTCTCCCAGGACGCCGCCGGGCGCGCGGGCGCCGAGGCCCGCCGGAGGCTGCTGCGGCTGGCGGAGGAGCGGGGCTTCCGCGCCGTCAGGGAGGTCCATCGCGGATAA
- a CDS encoding (2Fe-2S)-binding protein, with protein MRVTFTVNGREESADGVWEGESLLYVLRERLGLPGSKNACEQGECGSCTVYLDGVPVCSCLVAAGQAEGRQVRTVEGLAEGDRLDPVQEAFVECGAVQCGFCTPGLIVQAHDLLERVERPADAEIREALAGNLCRCTGYEKILDAVRLAAARKAGAA; from the coding sequence ATGCGCGTCACCTTCACCGTCAACGGCCGCGAGGAGAGCGCCGACGGCGTGTGGGAGGGCGAGAGCCTCCTGTACGTGCTGCGCGAGCGCCTCGGCCTGCCCGGCTCCAAGAACGCCTGTGAGCAGGGCGAATGCGGCTCCTGCACCGTCTACCTCGACGGCGTCCCCGTCTGCTCCTGCCTGGTCGCCGCCGGGCAGGCGGAGGGACGTCAGGTGCGCACCGTCGAGGGCCTGGCCGAGGGGGACAGGCTCGACCCGGTGCAGGAGGCGTTCGTGGAGTGCGGGGCCGTGCAATGCGGCTTCTGCACTCCCGGACTCATCGTGCAGGCCCACGACCTGCTGGAGCGCGTCGAACGACCCGCCGACGCCGAGATCAGGGAGGCCCTGGCGGGCAACCTGTGCCGGTGCACGGGGTACGAGAAGATCCTCGACGCGGTACGGCTGGCGGCGGCGCGGAAGGCGGGGGCCGCGTGA
- a CDS encoding FAD binding domain-containing protein, giving the protein MDFLRPTTWAEALAAKADQPEAVPIQGGTDVMVEINFDVRRPVALLDLNGVAELREWDVVDGVCRVGAGVPYTAVIEELGGTLPGLAQASRTVGSPQIRNRGTVGGNLGAASPAGDSHPPLLAADAVIEVESRERGVRMIPAAAFYLGVKRSALEPDELIKAVHVKPASGPQYFSKVGTRNAMVIAVCSFAVALHPEERRVGTGIGSAAPTPRRALEAEELLATELDWDAPALDPALLRRFGRLCASAAAPIDDVRGTAEYRVHAIDVMARRTLTWAWNDYLGRRAA; this is encoded by the coding sequence ATGGACTTCTTGCGGCCCACGACGTGGGCGGAGGCGCTGGCCGCCAAGGCGGACCAGCCGGAGGCCGTGCCCATCCAGGGCGGCACCGACGTGATGGTCGAGATCAACTTCGACGTGCGCAGGCCGGTGGCGCTGCTCGACCTCAACGGGGTGGCCGAGTTGCGGGAATGGGACGTGGTGGACGGCGTGTGCCGGGTCGGGGCCGGCGTGCCGTACACGGCCGTCATCGAGGAGCTCGGCGGCACGCTGCCCGGGCTGGCGCAGGCCTCGCGCACGGTCGGCTCGCCGCAGATCCGCAACCGCGGCACCGTGGGCGGGAACCTCGGCGCGGCCTCGCCCGCCGGTGACAGCCATCCGCCGCTGCTGGCCGCGGACGCGGTGATCGAGGTGGAGTCGCGCGAGCGGGGCGTCAGGATGATCCCCGCGGCCGCCTTCTACCTCGGGGTCAAGCGCAGCGCGCTGGAGCCGGACGAGCTGATCAAGGCCGTGCACGTCAAGCCCGCGTCCGGTCCCCAATACTTCTCCAAGGTCGGCACCCGGAACGCCATGGTGATCGCGGTGTGCTCGTTCGCCGTCGCGCTGCACCCGGAGGAGCGGCGGGTCGGCACCGGGATCGGCTCCGCGGCGCCCACCCCCCGCCGGGCGCTGGAGGCGGAGGAGCTGCTGGCCACGGAGCTCGACTGGGACGCGCCGGCACTCGACCCGGCGCTGCTCAGGCGGTTCGGACGGCTCTGCGCGAGCGCCGCCGCGCCGATCGACGACGTGCGCGGCACCGCCGAGTACCGCGTGCACGCCATCGACGTGATGGCCCGCCGCACGCTCACCTGGGCCTGGAACGACTACCTCGGAAGGAGGGCCGCCTGA
- the pucL gene encoding factor-independent urate hydroxylase: MSVKLGPNRYGKAETRLVRVVRDGPVHHIKDLNVSTSLSGDMEAVHLTGDNAAVLPTDSQKNTVYAFAAEHGVGQIEEFALLLARHFVETQPTIHHARVEIDEYAWNRGGPHSFVRAGGEVRTCVVHHDRDGRTTVVSGLKDLVLLNTTGSEFHGYIVDPYTTLRPTTDRVLATAVAARWRHTGDTDAYGKSYEQVRGCLLEAFADTHSLSLQQTLYAMGERALTTCGEICEVRLAMPNKHHFLVDLSPFGLDNDNEVYYAADRPYGLIEGSVLREDAPDAEFAWE, translated from the coding sequence ATGTCCGTCAAGCTCGGACCCAACCGCTACGGCAAGGCGGAGACCAGGCTCGTCCGCGTCGTCAGGGACGGTCCCGTCCACCACATCAAGGACCTCAACGTCAGCACCTCGCTCTCCGGCGACATGGAGGCCGTGCACCTGACCGGCGACAACGCCGCCGTCCTGCCGACCGACTCGCAGAAGAACACCGTGTACGCGTTCGCCGCCGAGCACGGCGTCGGCCAGATCGAGGAGTTCGCGCTCCTACTGGCCAGGCACTTCGTCGAAACGCAGCCCACGATCCACCACGCCAGGGTGGAGATCGACGAGTACGCGTGGAACCGGGGCGGCCCGCACTCGTTCGTCCGCGCCGGCGGTGAGGTGCGCACGTGCGTCGTCCACCACGACAGGGACGGCCGCACCACCGTCGTGTCCGGGCTGAAGGACCTGGTGCTGCTCAACACCACCGGGTCGGAGTTCCACGGCTACATCGTCGACCCGTACACGACACTGCGGCCCACCACCGACCGCGTCCTGGCCACCGCCGTCGCCGCCCGGTGGCGGCACACCGGGGACACCGATGCGTACGGCAAGTCGTACGAGCAGGTGCGCGGCTGCCTGCTGGAGGCGTTCGCGGACACCCACAGCCTGTCACTGCAGCAGACCCTGTACGCCATGGGCGAGCGCGCCCTGACCACCTGCGGCGAGATCTGCGAGGTCAGGCTCGCGATGCCGAACAAACACCACTTCCTCGTGGACCTGTCCCCGTTCGGCCTGGACAACGACAACGAGGTCTACTACGCGGCCGACCGCCCGTACGGCCTGATCGAGGGCAGTGTGCTGCGCGAGGACGCGCCCGACGCCGAATTCGCCTGGGAGTAG
- the uraH gene encoding hydroxyisourate hydrolase, translating into MSFSTHVLDAVTGRPAAGVHVRLEHEGEIVAEGITDDDGRIKGWDPGEGVHRVVFDTGAYLPETFYPEVVITFTVTDPAQHYHVPLLLSPYAYSTYRGS; encoded by the coding sequence ATGAGTTTCTCCACACACGTGCTCGACGCGGTCACCGGCCGCCCGGCCGCCGGGGTCCACGTGCGGCTGGAGCACGAGGGCGAGATCGTCGCCGAAGGGATCACCGACGACGACGGCCGGATCAAGGGGTGGGACCCGGGAGAAGGCGTCCACCGTGTCGTCTTCGACACCGGGGCGTACCTGCCGGAGACCTTCTATCCCGAGGTCGTCATCACCTTCACCGTGACCGATCCCGCGCAGCACTACCACGTGCCGCTGCTGCTCAGCCCGTACGCCTACTCCACCTACCGAGGGAGCTAG
- the uraD gene encoding 2-oxo-4-hydroxy-4-carboxy-5-ureidoimidazoline decarboxylase — MPDTLTALDAFNARSPAGAEEELLACCASRAFAAEVASRRPYGDLAALLTAAEETVRGLEWPDVLQALAAHPRIGERAGGAGREAAWSRQEQSGVEDDLRAALAAGNRDYEARFGHVYLVCATGLSGARMLAKLRERLGNDEESEQAVVREELAKITRLRLVKLMEGER, encoded by the coding sequence ATGCCCGACACGCTGACCGCGCTCGACGCCTTCAACGCCCGCTCGCCCGCCGGGGCCGAGGAGGAGCTGCTCGCCTGCTGCGCCTCTCGCGCCTTCGCGGCGGAGGTGGCCTCCCGCAGGCCCTATGGCGACCTCGCGGCGCTGCTCACGGCCGCCGAGGAGACCGTCAGGGGGCTGGAGTGGCCGGACGTCCTGCAAGCCCTCGCCGCGCATCCGAGGATCGGGGAACGGGCGGGTGGCGCAGGACGGGAGGCGGCGTGGTCGCGGCAGGAGCAGTCCGGGGTCGAGGACGACCTGCGTGCGGCACTCGCCGCGGGGAACCGGGACTACGAGGCCCGGTTCGGGCACGTCTACCTGGTCTGCGCCACCGGGCTGAGCGGGGCGCGCATGCTCGCCAAGCTGCGCGAACGGCTGGGCAACGACGAGGAGAGCGAGCAGGCGGTCGTGCGGGAGGAACTGGCGAAGATCACCCGGCTGCGGCTGGTCAAGCTCATGGAGGGGGAGCGATGA
- a CDS encoding deoxyribonuclease IV: MSPTSLIGGHVSVAGGLATGGLKYMTEIGAEMIQVFVTNPRGWALTEGRPDEDAKLAESGVETFIHVPYLVNFGSPSPETLANSIAIVRHTLRRGVDTGAKGVVVHTGSAVTQSRDDALRQLRDNLLPLLEEIPDGGPDLLLEPMAGQGAMLCATVQDLEPYLATLDWHPRAGICLDTCHAFTAGHDLSAEGGVAETFDALHKIAPGRLRLIHANDSKDPCGSKRDRHENIGAGHIGAQPFADLMRHPAVAGVPICIETPGKAPKHAEDIALLKKLRDG; the protein is encoded by the coding sequence ATGAGCCCAACATCCCTGATCGGCGGACACGTGTCCGTGGCGGGCGGCCTGGCGACGGGCGGCCTGAAATACATGACCGAGATCGGCGCCGAGATGATCCAGGTGTTCGTCACCAACCCCCGCGGCTGGGCGCTCACCGAGGGCAGGCCCGACGAGGACGCCAAGCTGGCCGAGTCGGGTGTCGAGACCTTCATCCACGTGCCCTATCTGGTCAACTTCGGCTCGCCGAGCCCGGAGACGCTGGCCAACTCGATCGCGATCGTCCGCCACACGTTGCGGCGCGGCGTGGACACCGGCGCCAAGGGCGTCGTGGTGCACACCGGCTCGGCGGTGACGCAGTCGCGCGACGACGCGCTGCGCCAGCTGCGCGACAACCTGCTTCCCTTGCTGGAGGAGATCCCCGACGGCGGGCCGGACCTGCTGCTGGAGCCGATGGCGGGGCAGGGCGCCATGTTGTGCGCCACCGTCCAGGATCTGGAGCCCTACCTGGCGACGCTGGACTGGCATCCGCGGGCCGGCATCTGCCTCGACACCTGCCACGCTTTCACCGCCGGCCACGACCTCAGCGCCGAAGGCGGGGTGGCGGAGACGTTCGACGCGCTGCACAAGATCGCGCCCGGGCGGCTCAGGCTGATCCACGCCAACGACTCGAAGGACCCGTGCGGGTCCAAGAGAGACCGCCACGAGAACATCGGGGCCGGGCACATCGGCGCCCAGCCGTTCGCCGACCTGATGCGGCATCCGGCGGTGGCGGGCGTCCCGATCTGCATCGAGACGCCGGGCAAGGCTCCCAAACACGCCGAGGACATCGCCCTGCTGAAGAAGCTGCGTGACGGCTGA